In candidate division KSB1 bacterium, the genomic stretch AGTTCTGTTCGAGCGAGTAAGCTGCCGGAAGTGTTCCAGCCTGATCATCGGCCGCCGTACCGGCGATACCGTTACCGCGAACCAGAATTGTCAGGTCCGGATCGTTATTCGAGTTGTTGGTGATCGCCAGCAAGCCGTTGTAAGCGCGGACCGCCGAGGGGTTAAACGTGAGCGTTACCAGCTCGGAATCCTGCGCCGCCACGGTAACCGTCGCGGGAGCGATCGTGTACGCCGAACGAATCGAGGCCGGCGTGAGCTGCATTTGGGTTATGTTCAACGCGTCCTGGCCGCCATCATTGTGAATCCACAATTCGACCTGCGAATTGGTGGTGCCGGTCGTATCCACGTCGCCGAAGAACAAGGTGTCCTGACTGAGGCGAATGACGGGGAAGGGCGGCGATTGGCTGGACGTGTCCACGTAGGCCTGCAGACACCAGTTGCCCGACTCATCGACGAACCACTCGCCACCGTCACTGGCCGCCTGATAGGAGATCACACCCATGTTCGTGATCCCCGCGCAGTTCGGCGGGCTGTCATCCTTGCCCAAACCGACTGCACCCTGGAAGAGGTAGGCAATGGTAAACGTGCCCTCGAAAACCAAGACCGGAGGATTGACCGGGATCGAGTTCCAGCCGACGATAACTGCCGGGGTTGACGTCCACAGCGGGACGCCGGCGGGCAGACCATCCTCGCCATTCAGATAGATGCGAAAATCGCCGGCGCCGGCGGTACCCACCGCCACCCGAAGTGATTCAATCGAAGCCGGATAGGTGGTCGGCGTGTAGGCAACGCCCCAGCCGTTGCCCTCCGAGAAGCCGACGGAACTTTCGGGTGCTCCGTTGTCATCATAACGGTACCAACGGTGATTGCCACCTGCGAAAAAGCGCAGGTTGGTCACATCATTCTCGGCGTTCGCATCGCTGTCATTCGCGACGGTGCAGGTCACGAAGTACTCGCCCGCGGTGTTGCAGGTGAACGTCGCGGGAGCGTCGATCGTGGCCAGCGCGTCACGCGGAATCGCATCGGCCAGCACGTCATCCTCATAGACAACGCCACCACCGGGACCCTCGACGGACCAGGCCACCACGTAGTTCGGGATGTCACGATTGCCGGTATTCTCGATAATCGTGTGCAGCGTGATCTCTTCGCCGACTTCTACATTGAATGACGGCTGGTTGGCCGAGGTCGTGTTGTAGCATTCGCGGGCGGTGAGATCATAGAACGCATCGCCGATCAAACCGCCGACGCGAATGAAGAAGTCGCCGCCAGTGGCCTGGTACGTTCCCATGCGGCCGCCGGTGAACGCAATTCGGCTACGCTGGTTCGTGTTCGCATTGTCCAGCAGGATTTGAAAACCGCCGGTGGCCTGATTACCGCCCGGGACCGGACCGAGGATCACGAGAAAGTCCGTATTCGCCGCGATTTCAACCGTGTCCGGAGCGTTGGTATCATTCCATGTGAAATCGGGCAACGGGCCATCGACTCGCCAGTTGGCGAGCACAGCACCGGGCTGAGTGCCGTTTGGTGTGCAAACGTAAACGGAGCACGGAGCAGCGTTCTGGATCGCATTCAGAGAAGCGAAATAGACGCTCACCAGCCGAAACGTGGCTGGCGCCGTAAAACGCGTGTAGATCCAGTAGTTGAGCTGCGGATAGTAAGCCGACGGATTGTCGTCATCATAGATGATAGAGTCCGGCTGCGGGTCGTCGAGTGTGCCTCTCCAGTCCAGCCCGCCCGCCGGAAGGAGACTGTAGTCCACCATCACCGGTTCATTGGCGAAGGCTGCGCCCAGAAGCGCGAGCATGCCGATGACCATCAAAGCTCTAAACAACATGGTCAGTGTCCTCTTTGTAGGTTGATTGCAGTATAGAAAGATTTGTGGAATCACTCGGGGAATTCAGACTCCCGGTTCCGAAACGGAGCGGAATTCCGGCCGATTCGAAAGGCATGGGGGGCTGATGGTTAGAAGGAAGGCGGGGAGCAATGTTGCAATCGTCGTGCCTTGATTCGATCAACATATAATCAATCGTTACAGTATTTTACGGTGCCAATTCAGCACACATTGCAGCACGATCATGCATCAATACCGCAGCGCCGCGCAGAGAATGCGCTACGACGGCGCGGGTACGACGGCGGGAATTGCGCCATAGAGGCCCCGCGCCCGGATGTAGTCCACAACTGCCTGCGGCAACAGACCACTCACGTCTTCACCGCTTTGCAACCGGCGACGGATTTCCGTGGCGCTGATCTCCTGCAACGGCGATTTCAAGACACGAGTCCGCGCCAGATACTGCGGAAGGACCTGCCCGAGATCGAATCCCGGCCGCGGCAGCACCGCCACGAGCGTATCGCGGAAGAGACACTCGGGGTCCTTCCACTGCGGCAATTCGATCAGCGAATCGGCGCCGACAATCAACCAGAGTTCGCGCGGCCCCGGAGGCAACGCCGCAATCACGCGTTTTACGGTATCCGTCGTATAACCCAACCCCACCGCATCCTCTTCATAGGTCGCCAGCTCAAGATGCGGGAATTCCGCGAGCGCGAGCCTCAGCATCTCCTTGCGCTGCGGATAGGGCGTCAACTGGTCGCTGTCCTTGTGCGGCGGTCGCGGATTGGGCAACATGAGCATCGTGTCCAAGCCGAGTTCGACGCGCGCCGATTCCACCGTCCGCAGGTGACCGTAGTGGACCGGATCGAAGGTCCCGCCAAACATACCGATTCTTCTCATGGCGTCGTCGCGTTGTTCAGCGGCATCGGCTCCGCCTTGCGGAGAGCATGAGCATATAGCAAGCGCGCCGCTTCGCGGCGGCCGCCGGTCGGATAGCGATCGAGGTAGGCTTTAGACTCGTCGCGCGCGCGCGGCCAGTCCTTGAGCGACGCGAAACAGCGCGCCTTCAGATATTGCGCCGATTCGGCCCAGGAGGTATCGTAGTAGTCGGAGAGTACGATGTCCGCGTAGAGCGCCGCCGAGGCATATTCCTGCAACCGAAAATACAACTCCGCCGCCGCAAATTCCTTGTGCGCGAGCTGCTCGCGGCAAAACGTGATGTAACGGTACGCGCTGTCGGTCAGCGCGTGACCGGCGTTGTCTTCGAGAAACCGCTGAAAGGTATCGAAGGCCTTGGTCGTGTATTCCTGATCGAGCGCGTAAGACGGCGCTTGCTCATAGTAACACCGTCCCTCCCAGTAGGCCGCGTCGCCCACCAACTTCGAGAATGGATACTGCGTGATCAGGCGATGGAACTCGTCCGCCGCGATGATGTAGTCATCCTGCTCGAAACTCGTTCGCGCCAGATAGAACTGCGCCGAATCGATGAACGCGGATCCGGAATAGTTCAGGGTGATGTCGCGCAAAATCTGCTGCGCGCGGTAGTAGCGCTCACGGCGAAACAGATCCATGGCCCGCGACCAGGCCTCGTCAGCGGGCAGCACCGTGCCGGATTTGCGCTTACGCTCCTTGGGCTGCTTGGGCGGTCGTTGGTTGCGTTCCTGCCCGCCGCCGGGGAGCGGAAAATCCTCCTGCGCGAGGAGGGCGGACGGCGAGAGAAAATCAAACGCGGCCAGCAGGAGGCCGAGCGAGAGCATACGCGAGATGCGGAGGAGACGATTCAGGGGACTACTTTGAGCGAAGTGTGAAGAGCGCGACGACCGCGCCCACGCCGAGGATGATGACACCGAGGGGATACAGCCAGGCTTCACGCAGACCGGCCGGGTTGGCCAGCGAATCGGCGAGCGAAAGCGAGCTGTCAGCCAAAGCTGGAAGCGAATCGGGTGGCAGTGAGGTACGCAGCGAATCCGCCAGAGCCGCGGCAACCGATAGCACCAAGCAGCCAAACCACATGAACAGAAACCGGCGCGTCATCGCGTTACCAGCGCCAGGCGCATGTCAGCGACGCGACGCCCAATTCGGGTGTGCGCTTGCGATACTGGACGGCCACGGCGAGCTGCAGGATATCATCGGGAACGACCAAGCGAGCAGCGCGCGAACGGAACCAATTCCCATCGAGCAGACCAAGGCCCGCGGTCCAGACCCAGCGCGGACTGCGCGAGAATTGCATGCCACCCGCCCGCACCGCCAGCGCCCGCGCCGGACGCCATTCCACTCCGGCATGCGGTTCAAGATAGGCGTGACGATCGGGCTGAGTCAGATTCATGACCTGCGCACAGAGCGTGACCCCGCCCCGATGCCACGCCACGCCGGCAGCGGTGGTGCCGTCGTCGCGGCGATCCAGCGGGTGCCAGACGCGATTACCGGTTCCCGGAAAGCGCTGATACTGAATTCCTAACGCCAAACCGCGCGGTCGCAGAATCACGCCGTAAGAGTAGCCTTCGGCCTGCGCATCGGAGTAGTTGTAGTACCGGTCGATCCGGCCGCCCACCGCCACTCGCGGTTGCAAGTTCAGCGTCCCCGCAATACTATTCTGATGCGAGAACAACGACGAATGTTGCTCGTAATCAACGTAATCGAGTGTGTGCCCGGGCTGCATCACCGGTCGCGAAAGCAGCACGGCCAGCGTGAAGTAGCGATTGCGATAGGCGCCGGCACTGACGATCAGGCGCGCGGTTTCGGCGGCAATCTCCGCATCCCGTTTGCCCGGGTTCACATCACGGGCGTAGTTCGCGATTTGCAGCGGAGCCGCCGGATTGAAGACCAGTGCTCCGATGCGCGCGGATCGTGAGCCGAACAGCGAAAGTCCGGCGGGATTGATGCTCTCGCTCTGCGGCGGGTAGGCCAGCGCCACCGTACTCGCGCCCAAGGCGA encodes the following:
- a CDS encoding T9SS type A sorting domain-containing protein, producing MLFRALMVIGMLALLGAAFANEPVMVDYSLLPAGGLDWRGTLDDPQPDSIIYDDDNPSAYYPQLNYWIYTRFTAPATFRLVSVYFASLNAIQNAAPCSVYVCTPNGTQPGAVLANWRVDGPLPDFTWNDTNAPDTVEIAANTDFLVILGPVPGGNQATGGFQILLDNANTNQRSRIAFTGGRMGTYQATGGDFFIRVGGLIGDAFYDLTARECYNTTSANQPSFNVEVGEEITLHTIIENTGNRDIPNYVVAWSVEGPGGGVVYEDDVLADAIPRDALATIDAPATFTCNTAGEYFVTCTVANDSDANAENDVTNLRFFAGGNHRWYRYDDNGAPESSVGFSEGNGWGVAYTPTTYPASIESLRVAVGTAGAGDFRIYLNGEDGLPAGVPLWTSTPAVIVGWNSIPVNPPVLVFEGTFTIAYLFQGAVGLGKDDSPPNCAGITNMGVISYQAASDGGEWFVDESGNWCLQAYVDTSSQSPPFPVIRLSQDTLFFGDVDTTGTTNSQVELWIHNDGGQDALNITQMQLTPASIRSAYTIAPATVTVAAQDSELVTLTFNPSAVRAYNGLLAITNNSNNDPDLTILVRGNGIAGTAADDQAGTLPAAYSLEQNYPNPFNPATEIRFELPAASYVKLSVYNLVGQEVRTLVSGNLTAGAHAVTFDAATLPSGLYYYRMEANDFTAIRKMLLMK
- the nadD gene encoding nicotinate (nicotinamide) nucleotide adenylyltransferase — translated: MRRIGMFGGTFDPVHYGHLRTVESARVELGLDTMLMLPNPRPPHKDSDQLTPYPQRKEMLRLALAEFPHLELATYEEDAVGLGYTTDTVKRVIAALPPGPRELWLIVGADSLIELPQWKDPECLFRDTLVAVLPRPGFDLGQVLPQYLARTRVLKSPLQEISATEIRRRLQSGEDVSGLLPQAVVDYIRARGLYGAIPAVVPAPS
- the bamD gene encoding outer membrane protein assembly factor BamD translates to MLSLGLLLAAFDFLSPSALLAQEDFPLPGGGQERNQRPPKQPKERKRKSGTVLPADEAWSRAMDLFRRERYYRAQQILRDITLNYSGSAFIDSAQFYLARTSFEQDDYIIAADEFHRLITQYPFSKLVGDAAYWEGRCYYEQAPSYALDQEYTTKAFDTFQRFLEDNAGHALTDSAYRYITFCREQLAHKEFAAAELYFRLQEYASAALYADIVLSDYYDTSWAESAQYLKARCFASLKDWPRARDESKAYLDRYPTGGRREAARLLYAHALRKAEPMPLNNATTP